The following proteins are encoded in a genomic region of Streptococcus constellatus subsp. constellatus:
- a CDS encoding ABC transporter substrate-binding protein encodes MRMKKILCSLVAGAAILSLAACGNSGGSNKSADSGNSSGKTEITWWAFPVFTQEKANDGVGTYEKEIIKAFEKANPDIKVKLETIDFKSGPEKITTAIEAGTAPDVLFDAPGRIIQYGKNGKLAELNDLFTNDFVKDVNNNQIIQASKAGDKAYMYPISSAPFYMALNKKMLKEAGVLDLVKEGWTTADFEKVLKALKAKGYTPGSLFSNGQGGDQGTRAFISNLYGGSVTDDKVTKYTTDSPNFVKGLNKAVSWIKDGLMTNGSQFDGGADIQNFANGQTSYTVLWAPAQKGIQAKLLKASGVEVVEVPFPSDNGKPALEYLVNGFGIFNNKDKKKVEAAKKFVKFIADDKKWGPKNVIRTGAFPVRSSFGKLYNDKRMETISTWTKYYSPYYNTIDGFAEMRTLWFPMLQSVSNGDEKVESALKTFTEKANETIKKSKK; translated from the coding sequence ATGAGGATGAAGAAAATACTTTGTTCGTTAGTTGCAGGAGCTGCAATTTTATCTTTGGCAGCATGTGGAAATTCAGGTGGTTCAAACAAGTCAGCTGATTCAGGTAATTCTTCTGGTAAGACAGAGATTACTTGGTGGGCTTTCCCAGTCTTCACGCAAGAAAAAGCAAACGATGGTGTTGGAACTTATGAAAAAGAAATTATCAAAGCATTTGAAAAAGCCAATCCAGATATTAAAGTGAAACTAGAAACAATTGATTTCAAATCTGGTCCAGAAAAAATCACAACGGCGATTGAAGCAGGAACAGCACCAGATGTCCTCTTTGACGCACCGGGTCGGATCATTCAATATGGTAAAAATGGTAAATTGGCAGAATTGAACGATCTCTTTACAAATGATTTTGTCAAAGATGTCAATAACAATCAAATCATTCAAGCCAGCAAAGCTGGTGACAAAGCTTATATGTATCCAATTAGCTCTGCGCCATTTTACATGGCATTGAACAAGAAAATGCTGAAAGAAGCTGGTGTGTTAGACCTTGTTAAAGAGGGTTGGACAACTGCTGACTTTGAAAAAGTATTAAAAGCATTGAAAGCTAAAGGGTATACTCCTGGCTCACTCTTCAGTAATGGTCAAGGTGGTGACCAAGGTACACGTGCTTTCATTTCAAATCTTTATGGTGGTTCTGTAACAGATGATAAGGTGACAAAATATACAACGGACAGTCCAAACTTTGTCAAAGGTTTGAACAAAGCAGTGAGCTGGATTAAAGATGGTTTGATGACAAATGGCTCTCAATTCGATGGTGGAGCAGATATTCAAAACTTTGCGAATGGGCAAACTTCTTATACTGTTCTTTGGGCACCTGCGCAAAAAGGCATCCAAGCTAAACTCTTGAAAGCCAGTGGCGTCGAAGTTGTGGAAGTGCCATTCCCATCAGATAACGGAAAACCAGCTTTGGAATACCTTGTAAATGGTTTTGGTATCTTTAACAATAAAGATAAAAAGAAAGTAGAAGCTGCTAAAAAGTTTGTCAAATTTATTGCGGATGATAAAAAGTGGGGGCCAAAAAATGTTATTCGTACAGGTGCCTTCCCAGTCCGTTCCTCATTTGGAAAATTGTATAATGACAAACGGATGGAAACAATCAGCACTTGGACAAAATATTATTCACCATATTACAATACGATTGATGGATTTGCAGAAATGAGAACACTCTGGTTCCCAATGTTGCAATCTGTTTCAAATGGCGATGAAAAAGTTGAATCTGCTTTGAAGACCTTTACAGAAAAAGCAAATGAAACCATTAAAAAAAGTAAAAAATAA
- a CDS encoding carbohydrate ABC transporter permease encodes MKVNKIRMRETVISYAFLAPVLLFFIVFVLAPMVMGFVTSFFNYSMTSFSFVGLDNYSRMFKDPVFIKSLINTVIIVIGSVPIVVLFSLFVASQTYSQNAIARSFYRFVFFLPVVTGSVAVTVVWKWIYDPLSGILNFVLKSGHVINQNISWLGDKHWALMAIIVILLTTSVGQPIILYIAAMGNIDNSLVEAARVDGATELQVFWKIKWPSLLPTTLYIAIITTINSFQCFALIQLLTSGGPNYSTSTLMYYLYEKAFKLSEYGYANTMGVFLAVMIALISFAQFKILGNDVKY; translated from the coding sequence GTGAAAGTGAATAAAATAAGAATGAGAGAAACGGTGATTTCCTATGCTTTTTTGGCACCAGTTCTATTATTCTTTATTGTCTTTGTATTGGCACCGATGGTGATGGGATTTGTAACGAGTTTCTTTAATTATTCTATGACATCCTTTTCATTCGTTGGATTGGACAATTACTCACGAATGTTTAAAGATCCAGTCTTTATTAAATCTCTCATTAATACGGTGATTATTGTTATTGGTTCAGTACCAATTGTTGTTCTGTTCTCTTTGTTTGTGGCTTCTCAAACCTATAGTCAGAATGCGATTGCACGGTCATTTTATCGGTTCGTCTTCTTCCTGCCAGTGGTGACAGGGAGTGTAGCTGTAACGGTTGTATGGAAATGGATTTACGACCCACTGTCAGGGATTTTGAATTTCGTCCTGAAGTCGGGTCATGTCATCAATCAGAATATTTCTTGGCTGGGTGATAAGCATTGGGCGTTGATGGCGATTATTGTGATTTTGCTGACAACTTCTGTCGGGCAGCCTATTATTCTCTATATTGCTGCTATGGGAAATATTGACAATTCATTGGTGGAAGCTGCGCGTGTTGATGGAGCGACAGAGCTGCAAGTTTTCTGGAAGATTAAATGGCCAAGTCTTTTGCCAACAACTCTGTATATTGCGATCATTACAACAATCAATTCCTTCCAATGTTTTGCCTTGATTCAGCTGTTGACATCCGGAGGGCCAAACTATTCAACCAGTACATTGATGTATTACCTGTATGAAAAAGCCTTCAAGTTATCTGAATATGGTTATGCTAATACCATGGGAGTATTTTTAGCTGTTATGATTGCTTTGATTAGCTTTGCCCAATTCAAGATTCTTGGAAATGACGTCAAATATTAA
- a CDS encoding carbohydrate ABC transporter permease encodes MKQKKMNAFTVISTIILLVLTVLFVFPFYWILTGAFKSQPDTIVIPPQWWPKMPTLENFQQLMVQNPALQWMWNSVFISLATMFLVCITSALAGYVLAKKRFYGQRILFATFIAAMALPKQVVLVPLVRIVNFMGIHDTLAAVILPLVGWPFGVFLMKQFSENIPTELLESAKIDGCGEIRTFWNVAFPIVKPGFAALAIFTFINTWNDYFMQLVMLTSRQNLTISLGVATMQAEMATNYGLIMAGAAMAAVPIVTVFLVFQKSFTQGITMGAVKG; translated from the coding sequence ATGAAACAGAAAAAAATGAATGCCTTTACGGTAATTTCAACGATTATTCTCTTGGTGTTGACCGTTCTCTTTGTTTTTCCTTTCTATTGGATTTTAACAGGGGCTTTCAAATCGCAGCCAGATACGATTGTCATTCCACCTCAATGGTGGCCTAAGATGCCAACATTAGAAAATTTCCAACAGCTGATGGTGCAAAACCCAGCCCTGCAATGGATGTGGAATAGTGTCTTTATCTCGCTAGCGACCATGTTTTTGGTCTGCATTACTTCTGCCTTAGCGGGTTATGTTCTGGCTAAAAAACGTTTCTATGGGCAGCGGATTCTTTTTGCAACTTTTATCGCTGCTATGGCTCTGCCTAAACAAGTAGTACTGGTTCCTTTGGTCCGTATTGTCAACTTTATGGGAATTCATGATACACTAGCTGCAGTTATTTTGCCTCTTGTCGGTTGGCCTTTTGGGGTTTTCCTCATGAAGCAATTTAGTGAAAATATCCCAACGGAATTGTTGGAATCTGCTAAGATTGATGGCTGTGGTGAAATTCGGACTTTTTGGAATGTAGCTTTTCCAATTGTAAAACCAGGTTTTGCTGCCCTTGCCATTTTTACCTTTATCAACACATGGAATGATTACTTTATGCAATTGGTCATGCTGACATCGCGGCAAAATCTAACGATTTCACTTGGAGTGGCAACGATGCAAGCTGAAATGGCAACGAATTATGGTTTGATTATGGCTGGTGCTGCTATGGCAGCTGTTCCGATTGTAACCGTCTTTCTTGTCTTCCAAAAATCCTTCACACAAGGTATTACCATGGGAGCTGTGAAAGGATAA
- a CDS encoding YhcH/YjgK/YiaL family protein: MIFDELENLAHYKGIHKHLDCAIDYLLTHDLSNYELGRYEINGDKVFFFVQENELNQEENDEFEFHHRYLDLHFLLEGREIIQYGYEQTELRNVYDAEKDIGFNTCNQVYPLVLDHRNFVAFLPEEAHHPNGFAGKGLTVKKCVVKVLFD, encoded by the coding sequence ATGATTTTCGATGAATTGGAAAATCTTGCCCATTACAAAGGTATCCATAAGCATTTGGATTGTGCCATTGATTATCTCCTAACTCACGATTTAAGCAATTATGAGTTAGGACGGTATGAGATTAATGGAGACAAAGTTTTCTTCTTTGTGCAGGAAAATGAGCTTAATCAAGAAGAGAATGATGAATTTGAATTTCATCATCGTTATTTGGATTTGCATTTTCTTTTGGAAGGGCGAGAAATAATCCAGTATGGCTATGAGCAAACGGAACTTCGCAACGTTTATGATGCAGAGAAAGATATTGGTTTTAACACTTGCAACCAAGTCTATCCGCTAGTTTTGGATCATCGGAATTTTGTGGCGTTTTTACCCGAAGAAGCTCATCACCCAAATGGTTTTGCTGGCAAGGGGTTGACGGTCAAGAAATGCGTGGTAAAAGTGCTATTTGACTAA
- a CDS encoding DUF624 domain-containing protein, which yields MENKSSQLVKSIFNTDNLFMRICEKILDLVTVNLLFLLSCLPLVMIGIAKISLYETLFEIKGARRVKVTAIYMQAFRKNWKVGLKLGLLELLLVGISLFDLVLFWRQETMLFQMLKATCIGVIIFTSLLFLCIYPLAAKFEMTIKDLLQTGLIMVSLHFPWFFLMIALLAVIVFFLSSSGFVLLLGFTLFVLVGFAALGFLQLPIMETIFNKYKR from the coding sequence ATGGAGAACAAAAGCTCTCAGTTAGTGAAATCTATTTTTAATACGGATAATTTATTCATGAGAATTTGTGAAAAAATTCTTGATTTAGTGACAGTCAATCTTCTTTTTCTGCTGTCTTGTCTACCACTTGTTATGATTGGTATTGCCAAAATTAGCTTGTATGAAACTTTGTTTGAAATCAAGGGTGCGCGTCGCGTAAAAGTCACAGCGATATACATGCAAGCATTTAGAAAAAATTGGAAAGTCGGTTTAAAACTTGGTTTGCTAGAACTGCTACTTGTAGGAATCAGTCTATTTGACCTCGTGCTTTTTTGGAGGCAGGAAACAATGCTGTTTCAAATGCTAAAAGCAACTTGTATCGGTGTCATCATTTTTACTAGTTTGCTGTTTTTATGCATCTATCCTTTGGCAGCTAAGTTTGAAATGACGATAAAAGATCTATTACAAACGGGACTGATCATGGTGAGTTTGCATTTCCCGTGGTTCTTTTTGATGATAGCCTTATTAGCTGTAATTGTCTTTTTCCTCTCTAGTTCAGGATTTGTATTGCTACTGGGCTTTACTCTTTTTGTATTAGTTGGCTTTGCAGCCTTAGGATTTTTGCAATTGCCTATTATGGAAACTATTTTTAATAAATATAAACGATAA
- a CDS encoding dihydrodipicolinate synthase family protein: MRDLKKYEGVIPAFYACYDDQGEISPERVRALVEYFLEKGVQGLYVNGSSGECIYQSVADRKLILEEVMAVAKGKLTIIAHVACNNTKDSMELARHAESLGVDAIATIPPIYFRLPEYSIAQYWNDISAAAPHTDFVIYNIPQLAGVALTPSLYTEMLKNERVIGVKNSSMPVQDIQTFAALGGEDHLVFNGPDEQFLGGRLMGARAGIGGTYGVMPELFLKLNQLIADKELERAKELQFTINTIIGKLTAAHGNMYSVIKEVLKINENLNVGSVRAPLTPVTGTDRPIVEEAARLIRAAKETFL; encoded by the coding sequence ATGAGAGATTTAAAAAAATATGAAGGGGTCATTCCGGCCTTCTATGCTTGCTATGATGATCAAGGCGAGATTAGTCCGGAGCGCGTGCGAGCTTTGGTAGAATATTTTCTTGAAAAAGGAGTTCAAGGCTTGTATGTTAATGGCTCATCTGGTGAATGTATCTACCAAAGTGTTGCTGATAGAAAATTGATTTTGGAAGAAGTAATGGCAGTGGCAAAAGGGAAATTAACTATTATTGCTCACGTCGCTTGCAACAACACCAAGGATAGTATGGAGTTAGCGCGCCATGCAGAAAGCTTGGGAGTGGACGCTATTGCGACCATACCACCGATTTATTTTCGTTTGCCAGAATACTCGATTGCTCAATATTGGAACGATATTAGCGCAGCTGCCCCACATACAGACTTTGTGATCTACAATATTCCGCAGTTGGCAGGTGTAGCTCTGACGCCAAGTTTATATACAGAAATGCTCAAAAATGAACGTGTGATTGGCGTGAAGAATTCTTCCATGCCTGTCCAAGACATTCAAACCTTTGCAGCACTTGGCGGGGAAGACCACCTCGTCTTTAATGGGCCAGATGAGCAATTTTTAGGTGGTCGCCTGATGGGAGCAAGAGCAGGTATCGGCGGAACATATGGGGTTATGCCAGAACTTTTCTTAAAGCTCAACCAATTGATTGCCGACAAAGAATTGGAGAGAGCAAAAGAATTACAATTTACCATCAATACTATTATCGGAAAATTAACTGCTGCTCATGGAAATATGTATTCTGTCATCAAGGAAGTCTTGAAAATCAATGAAAATCTAAACGTTGGTTCTGTTCGTGCTCCGTTAACACCAGTGACAGGCACAGATCGTCCGATTGTAGAAGAAGCAGCTCGTTTGATTCGTGCAGCTAAGGAAACGTTCTTGTAA
- a CDS encoding ROK family protein, with protein MGKYIAIDIGGTNIKYGLIDDTDTLLEAHEIPTEAYKGGPEILRKVKGIVARYLEQIPVAGVCISSAGMVDPDKGEIFYAGPQIPNYAGTQFKKVVEETFAVPCEIENDVNCAGLAEVMSGSGKGANIAICLTIGTGIGGCLLVDGQVFHGFSNSACEVGYVYLSDGAFQDVASTTALVNYVAELHGEDPAMWNGRRIFKEATEGNARCIQGIDRMVNYLGQGIANICYVVNPEVVILGGGIMEQEAVLRPRIEAAMKACLVPSIAKKTKLAFAYYQNTAGMFGAYYHFKNKQQ; from the coding sequence ATGGGGAAATATATTGCCATTGATATTGGTGGAACAAATATCAAATATGGTCTGATTGATGATACTGACACCTTGCTGGAAGCACATGAAATCCCAACAGAGGCTTATAAGGGCGGTCCAGAAATTTTGCGCAAGGTAAAGGGAATTGTAGCACGTTATTTAGAACAAATTCCAGTTGCTGGGGTTTGTATCTCCTCAGCCGGAATGGTCGATCCAGATAAAGGAGAAATCTTTTATGCTGGTCCTCAGATTCCGAACTATGCAGGTACTCAGTTCAAGAAAGTGGTAGAAGAAACATTTGCCGTTCCTTGTGAGATTGAAAACGATGTCAATTGTGCTGGCTTAGCAGAAGTCATGTCCGGGAGCGGAAAGGGAGCGAACATTGCGATTTGTTTGACGATTGGGACGGGTATCGGTGGCTGTTTGCTGGTGGATGGTCAGGTTTTTCACGGCTTTAGTAATTCAGCCTGTGAAGTCGGTTATGTGTATCTGTCAGATGGTGCATTCCAAGATGTGGCTTCAACGACGGCCTTGGTCAATTATGTAGCAGAACTTCACGGAGAAGATCCTGCTATGTGGAATGGACGGCGCATTTTCAAGGAAGCAACAGAAGGAAATGCACGCTGTATCCAAGGCATTGACCGCATGGTTAACTATCTAGGACAAGGGATTGCGAATATTTGCTATGTAGTCAATCCAGAAGTGGTGATTTTAGGTGGCGGCATTATGGAGCAAGAGGCCGTTCTTCGTCCTCGAATTGAGGCTGCTATGAAAGCCTGCTTGGTACCAAGTATCGCTAAAAAAACCAAGCTCGCTTTCGCTTACTATCAAAATACAGCAGGAATGTTTGGTGCCTATTATCATTTTAAAAATAAACAACAATAG
- a CDS encoding MurR/RpiR family transcriptional regulator, with amino-acid sequence MKNTRHIMARIESHFDSMTDLEKRIANYFLNPSSIYDDLSSQKVAQTLFISQAALTRFAKKCGFKGYREFNFQYIHQLQSNVEETNHLQHDVSRRVLRNYTQIRQQTEELIDEEKLLRVVQFIEEADRVYFFGIGSSGLVARDMKLRFMRLGVICEALTDQDGFAWTTSILDKNCLVIGFSLSGQTQSIINSLMDAKAMGAKTVLVTGQSDKVDQQFTEIIPVAIQSKPEYILRISAQFSMLLVIDLLYAFFLEIDREKKEKIFNSYWENKKLNGYYQRHK; translated from the coding sequence ATGAAAAATACGCGACATATTATGGCGAGAATCGAAAGCCATTTTGACAGCATGACCGACTTAGAAAAGCGGATTGCAAACTACTTTTTAAATCCTTCTAGTATCTACGACGACCTTTCTTCGCAAAAAGTTGCGCAAACTCTTTTCATCTCCCAGGCGGCACTTACTCGCTTTGCAAAAAAATGTGGATTTAAAGGTTACAGAGAGTTTAATTTTCAATATATTCATCAATTGCAAAGTAATGTAGAAGAAACCAATCACTTACAACACGATGTGTCCCGTAGAGTTTTGCGAAATTATACTCAAATTCGACAACAGACAGAGGAATTGATTGATGAAGAAAAACTGTTGCGTGTGGTGCAGTTTATCGAAGAAGCGGATCGAGTGTATTTTTTTGGTATTGGTAGTTCAGGGTTGGTAGCTCGTGATATGAAACTGCGCTTCATGCGGCTTGGGGTCATCTGCGAAGCTTTGACAGATCAAGACGGCTTTGCTTGGACGACCAGTATTTTAGACAAAAATTGCTTGGTGATTGGTTTCTCTTTATCAGGACAAACCCAATCTATCATCAATAGTCTGATGGATGCCAAAGCAATGGGAGCTAAAACTGTATTGGTAACAGGCCAATCAGACAAAGTTGACCAACAATTTACGGAAATCATTCCTGTTGCCATTCAAAGCAAACCAGAGTATATTTTGCGCATCTCAGCTCAATTTTCTATGTTGCTGGTGATTGACTTACTCTATGCCTTTTTCCTTGAAATTGATCGGGAGAAAAAAGAAAAAATCTTCAACAGCTATTGGGAAAATAAAAAATTAAATGGTTACTACCAACGACATAAATAA
- a CDS encoding V-type ATP synthase subunit I, translating into MAISQMQELSLLLPKELLDEILSYLQNLQSVEIQDLQTKETWKGAFEKELVWNPDTSFSEHLQALTRRQEKLARMIENLQAFVPKKKMLEALKEAPLETSFVSLEQMGQARDEEAFLAAIQQQFQVLARAQEVKETAQSEVAELEKWVSLDVTPVALKQFKHLRAFVGTIPTSGNNQFNIRLQDYPNLEVQEVFTSSTEKGILVLCKAEVAKETQAVLTELGFKLFEYAFEELPKERLVALQATIKEQEALITSTKIQLASSNEELKQLKCQLDYVLNLTSRQESKEALASTQNLVALEGWIEQEQIEDLRMGLTQQFGGAVLLQIHEMTAADRQRVPTKLKNNALIEPFELVTEMYSLPKYEDKDPTPVVSLFYFIFFGMMAADIGYGLLLFGGTSWALKALHIKSNLAKNLRFFRILGVGVALWGVIYGSFFGFKLPFAIVDTSTDVITILIMSVVIGFITVMTGLYLSGAKNIRMKDYAEAYNSGFAWMLILVGLALLAAGRLFPSLAIAGLIGQWLAIINAVGIVLVSIISAKSLKGLGPALFNLYNISSYVGDLVSFTRLMALGLAGASIGSAFNLIVSLFPPFARFSIGIVLFIALHSINMFLSFLSGYVHGARLIFVEFFGKFYDGGGKAFKPLKPAGKYVRYKK; encoded by the coding sequence ATGGCAATTAGTCAAATGCAGGAGTTGTCGCTGCTGTTGCCAAAAGAATTGTTGGATGAAATCCTTTCCTATCTGCAAAATCTCCAATCGGTTGAAATTCAGGATTTACAAACAAAAGAGACCTGGAAAGGTGCTTTTGAGAAAGAGTTAGTGTGGAATCCTGATACATCTTTTTCGGAACACCTTCAAGCTTTGACTCGGCGGCAGGAAAAACTCGCACGTATGATTGAAAACCTGCAAGCATTTGTTCCTAAGAAAAAAATGCTGGAAGCATTGAAGGAAGCTCCGTTGGAAACAAGCTTTGTCAGTTTAGAACAGATGGGACAAGCGCGTGACGAAGAAGCGTTTCTTGCGGCGATTCAGCAACAATTTCAAGTGTTGGCAAGAGCACAAGAAGTCAAAGAAACGGCTCAGTCGGAAGTAGCGGAGTTGGAAAAATGGGTAAGTTTAGACGTTACTCCAGTAGCACTTAAGCAATTTAAACATCTTCGTGCGTTTGTTGGAACCATTCCAACCAGTGGAAACAATCAGTTCAATATTCGATTGCAGGATTATCCTAATCTGGAAGTTCAAGAGGTTTTTACTAGCAGTACAGAAAAAGGAATCCTTGTGTTATGTAAAGCAGAAGTTGCTAAAGAAACCCAAGCAGTTTTGACAGAACTTGGTTTCAAGCTGTTTGAATATGCTTTTGAGGAATTGCCAAAGGAGCGTTTGGTAGCATTACAAGCGACGATAAAAGAGCAAGAAGCACTCATAACTTCAACAAAAATACAACTGGCATCTTCAAATGAAGAATTAAAACAACTCAAGTGTCAGTTGGATTATGTATTGAATTTAACTTCTCGTCAAGAAAGCAAGGAAGCTCTTGCTAGTACACAGAATTTGGTTGCCTTAGAGGGCTGGATTGAGCAGGAGCAGATAGAAGATTTAAGAATGGGACTCACGCAGCAATTTGGTGGTGCTGTCTTGCTTCAAATCCATGAAATGACGGCAGCTGATCGACAGCGCGTGCCGACAAAACTCAAAAACAATGCGCTGATTGAGCCGTTTGAGTTGGTAACGGAAATGTATTCGCTGCCGAAGTACGAAGACAAAGATCCAACACCCGTTGTGTCGCTGTTTTATTTTATCTTTTTTGGTATGATGGCAGCTGATATTGGTTATGGTTTGTTGCTCTTTGGTGGAACAAGTTGGGCTTTGAAGGCTCTACATATCAAGTCAAATCTGGCTAAGAATTTACGCTTTTTTAGAATTTTAGGAGTCGGTGTTGCACTCTGGGGAGTCATCTACGGTTCATTCTTTGGTTTCAAATTGCCTTTTGCGATTGTTGATACCAGTACGGATGTGATCACCATTCTGATTATGTCGGTCGTGATTGGGTTTATTACAGTCATGACAGGGCTTTATCTCAGTGGTGCAAAGAATATTCGCATGAAAGACTATGCGGAAGCCTATAATTCAGGCTTTGCTTGGATGCTGATTCTCGTCGGGCTGGCTTTATTAGCAGCGGGTCGATTATTCCCATCGCTTGCTATTGCTGGTTTGATCGGACAATGGCTTGCTATTATAAATGCTGTGGGTATTGTACTCGTTTCTATTATCAGCGCTAAGAGTTTGAAAGGATTGGGGCCTGCATTGTTTAATTTATACAATATCAGCAGTTATGTAGGCGACTTGGTGAGTTTCACGAGGCTTATGGCTTTGGGTCTTGCAGGTGCGAGTATTGGTTCAGCCTTTAACTTAATTGTTAGTCTCTTTCCTCCTTTTGCTCGCTTCAGTATTGGTATTGTGCTATTTATCGCCCTTCACAGTATCAATATGTTCCTCTCCTTTTTATCAGGCTATGTACACGGAGCACGTTTGATTTTTGTTGAATTTTTTGGAAAATTCTACGATGGTGGTGGAAAAGCCTTTAAACCTTTGAAACCAGCAGGGAAATATGTTCGCTACAAAAAGTAG
- a CDS encoding V-type ATP synthase subunit K, producing the protein MQAFSSYFSTYGGAFFAALGVVLAIFLSGIGSARNVGSTGQAAAALLKEQPEKFVSALILQLLPGTQGLYGFVIGILIFFKVQPEMALQTGLALFFAALPIGIVGYYSAKYQGNVATAGMQILAKRPEDVMKGVILAAMVETYAILAFVVSLLMVLNVK; encoded by the coding sequence ATGCAAGCTTTTTCATCTTATTTTTCAACTTATGGCGGTGCCTTTTTCGCAGCACTAGGTGTGGTTCTGGCGATTTTTCTTAGTGGTATCGGTTCTGCGCGGAATGTCGGCTCGACCGGTCAGGCTGCGGCAGCCCTATTAAAAGAGCAACCTGAGAAATTCGTCAGCGCCTTGATTTTGCAGCTTTTGCCAGGTACGCAAGGCTTGTACGGTTTTGTTATTGGGATTTTGATTTTCTTTAAAGTTCAACCCGAAATGGCTCTCCAAACAGGCTTGGCACTCTTTTTTGCCGCACTGCCAATTGGAATTGTTGGTTATTATTCTGCTAAATATCAAGGAAATGTAGCGACAGCAGGCATGCAGATTTTGGCAAAACGTCCTGAAGACGTAATGAAAGGAGTAATCCTTGCTGCCATGGTCGAAACCTATGCTATCCTTGCCTTTGTTGTGTCTCTTTTAATGGTTTTGAATGTGAAATGA
- a CDS encoding V-type ATPase subunit, translating to MNDNTFAQVNTEISIHESSFLSPAQYEQLLRASSSESRSAALEGTAYNPNHEQLTDLNTIERFLMKHLFAEYTWAFEVSPTSALVEFFTLKYTYHNLKVLLKHKATGLNLRHLLIPVGSYSLDMLEQLITTFSAEYCPKLMVDEIEATWAEYQDYQDVRVLEIGMDLAYFAHLKRLESEFEDERLKQLVRLTIDFYNATTVQRAIRHQKPHSFMTQLLSDDGSLTSAEWIELAEKGQLTDWFSQVNPLEFDAELRSYEEKMHLGKLTNLELEYLADLVPFKLLEQGRFETSGPLPLARYLLGKELEVKNLRLILTGLTNQLPVENIKERMRPIYGQ from the coding sequence ATGAATGACAATACTTTCGCACAAGTTAATACAGAAATTAGTATTCATGAGAGTAGTTTCTTAAGTCCTGCGCAGTATGAGCAGTTGTTGCGAGCTTCAAGTTCTGAAAGTCGATCAGCAGCTTTGGAAGGGACAGCATATAATCCGAATCATGAACAACTAACTGACTTAAATACGATTGAGAGATTTCTCATGAAGCATTTGTTTGCAGAGTATACATGGGCTTTTGAAGTCAGTCCAACATCTGCTTTGGTGGAGTTTTTCACGCTTAAATATACCTATCACAATCTTAAAGTGTTGCTTAAGCACAAGGCAACCGGCTTAAATTTAAGGCATCTGTTGATTCCTGTCGGGTCATATTCGTTAGACATGCTGGAGCAGCTGATTACAACTTTTTCTGCGGAATACTGTCCCAAATTGATGGTGGATGAAATAGAAGCAACTTGGGCAGAATATCAGGATTACCAAGATGTGCGTGTTCTAGAAATCGGAATGGATCTAGCTTATTTCGCGCACTTAAAAAGGTTGGAATCTGAATTTGAAGATGAGCGGCTTAAGCAGTTGGTGCGGTTGACGATTGATTTTTACAATGCAACAACGGTGCAGCGTGCCATTCGTCACCAAAAACCGCATAGTTTTATGACACAACTCTTATCTGATGATGGGTCTTTGACAAGTGCAGAGTGGATTGAGTTAGCAGAAAAAGGGCAACTAACGGACTGGTTTTCTCAAGTAAACCCATTAGAATTTGATGCAGAATTGCGCTCTTATGAAGAAAAAATGCATTTGGGGAAGCTGACAAATCTTGAACTGGAATATTTAGCAGACTTGGTTCCGTTTAAACTCTTAGAGCAAGGACGATTTGAAACAAGTGGTCCACTTCCATTAGCTCGCTATTTATTGGGAAAAGAGCTAGAAGTAAAAAATCTTCGACTTATTTTGACCGGTTTGACAAATCAGCTTCCAGTAGAAAACATTAAAGAAAGGATGAGACCGATTTATGGCCAGTAA
- a CDS encoding V-type ATP synthase subunit F codes for MASKTYKIGVVGNRDAILPFRLIGFQTFPVTGAADAVNALRRLSREDFAIIYLTEDVAAEIPETLAYYDKQVLPAIILIPTHKGITGLGRGRIRENVEKAVGQNILN; via the coding sequence ATGGCCAGTAAAACTTATAAAATTGGTGTGGTAGGAAATCGTGATGCCATTCTACCTTTTCGTCTAATTGGTTTTCAGACTTTTCCAGTCACAGGAGCAGCTGATGCTGTGAATGCTTTACGCCGACTGAGTCGAGAAGATTTTGCCATTATTTATTTGACAGAGGATGTGGCTGCAGAAATCCCTGAAACATTGGCTTACTATGATAAGCAAGTATTGCCAGCGATTATTTTAATCCCGACTCATAAAGGAATAACGGGATTAGGACGGGGACGCATTCGTGAGAATGTAGAAAAAGCAGTCGGACAAAATATTTTAAATTAG